The following are from one region of the Planctomonas sp. JC2975 genome:
- a CDS encoding alanine racemase has protein sequence MAAESMTSPGSATIDLMTAPEASRRRWGNPALFWPGLGAATAHLDAPVAVLELDALRANAHDMLARAAGTPIRVASKSVRVRAVIDAALALPGFHGVLAYTLDEALWLASGDADHAPIDDIVLGYPTADRSALRRLGASGEFASRVTLMVDSVEHLDFIDAVVPPEKRESIRVAIELDTAWMGPVGRIGVYRSPVHSPSQASALAAHIVVRPGFTLVGMMAYEAQIAGQGDAPRGRPAYAATVRWMQRNSKAELLERRAAAVAAVRRIADLEFVNGGGTGSLEFTSADPSVTEIGAGSGLLGGHLFDNYRSFSPAPAASFALEVVRNAEKGSATILGGGWVASGPPAVDRLPAVAWPTGLKMAPREMAGEVQTPVSGPNASGLRVGDRVWFRHTKSGELSEHVNEFVLVAGGEVIGSVPTYRGEGKAFL, from the coding sequence ATGGCGGCTGAATCCATGACGTCGCCCGGCTCAGCGACCATCGACCTGATGACGGCACCTGAGGCGTCTCGACGGCGCTGGGGGAATCCCGCGCTGTTCTGGCCGGGACTCGGCGCTGCGACGGCTCACCTCGACGCACCCGTCGCCGTCCTGGAGCTCGACGCGCTGCGGGCCAACGCCCACGACATGCTCGCTCGTGCAGCGGGAACCCCCATCCGCGTCGCATCGAAGTCGGTGCGCGTGCGGGCGGTGATCGATGCGGCCCTTGCGCTGCCGGGCTTCCACGGGGTGCTCGCGTACACATTGGACGAGGCGCTCTGGCTCGCAAGCGGCGACGCAGACCACGCGCCGATCGACGACATCGTGCTCGGCTACCCGACGGCGGATCGCTCCGCATTGCGGCGGCTCGGTGCCTCCGGCGAGTTCGCCTCACGGGTGACCCTGATGGTCGACTCCGTCGAGCATCTCGACTTCATCGACGCTGTCGTCCCGCCGGAGAAGCGCGAGAGCATCCGGGTGGCGATCGAGCTGGACACCGCGTGGATGGGGCCGGTCGGCCGCATCGGCGTATACCGCTCGCCGGTGCATTCGCCGAGCCAGGCATCCGCTCTGGCAGCGCACATCGTCGTCCGCCCTGGCTTCACGCTCGTCGGCATGATGGCGTACGAGGCGCAGATCGCCGGACAGGGGGATGCCCCGCGCGGCCGCCCCGCGTATGCCGCGACCGTTCGCTGGATGCAGCGCAACTCGAAGGCCGAGCTCCTCGAGCGGCGCGCCGCTGCTGTCGCAGCGGTGCGCCGCATCGCCGACCTGGAGTTCGTGAACGGCGGTGGAACGGGCTCTCTCGAGTTCACGTCCGCGGATCCCTCTGTCACCGAGATCGGCGCCGGCAGCGGGCTGCTCGGCGGCCACCTCTTCGACAACTACCGCTCCTTCTCGCCGGCGCCAGCGGCATCCTTCGCGCTCGAGGTCGTGCGCAACGCGGAGAAGGGGAGCGCGACGATCCTCGGCGGCGGATGGGTGGCGTCCGGCCCGCCTGCAGTCGACCGGCTGCCTGCGGTCGCCTGGCCGACCGGCCTGAAGATGGCGCCGCGCGAGATGGCGGGCGAGGTGCAGACCCCGGTGAGCGGTCCGAACGCGTCCGGGTTGCGGGTCGGCGACCGCGTGTGGTTCCGGCACACGAAGTCCGGCGAGCTCAGCGAGCACGTGAACGAGTTCGTGCTCGTCGCCGGCGGCGAGGTCATCGGATCCGTGCCCACCTACCGCGGAGAAGGGAAAGCGTTCCTGTGA
- a CDS encoding MFS transporter produces the protein MTADGTLAGGPRLTVDVFAEPVRRVGGRWIAAFAFAWFGVWMAQLTPIQLLLPAQIQEQLKTDAWVQNVIAFGIISGISAVCAIVAFPVTGALSDRTTSRFGRRRPWIAAGALLFAVSLLLLGLQTTMVGIGVFWCLALTGFCVLTAALTATISDQVPVDQRGYVSGWLSAPQAIGIIAGILLVTMLALGTFLGYAAMAVLLIVFVTPFLFIPDAVLLPSQRAPWSLRGMIDSLWISPKKYPDFGWTLLSRILVNFGNAFGTTLLLYFIEFGLHETPGQAQDDLLVLTLIYMVFVIAAALVLGKLSDVLGRRKAFVFLSSTLQAIAAIILAFVPLLSVAMVAAGLLGLGYGCFLAVDQALATQVLPDPETRGKDLGIMNIATAVPQALAPLLGALLVFISGFAGLFVTAAVFAFAGAVAVSRVKAVR, from the coding sequence GTGACCGCGGATGGCACGCTGGCCGGCGGACCCCGGCTGACCGTCGACGTCTTCGCCGAGCCGGTTCGCAGGGTCGGCGGTCGCTGGATCGCCGCCTTCGCCTTCGCCTGGTTCGGCGTCTGGATGGCGCAACTCACGCCCATCCAACTGCTGTTGCCCGCGCAGATCCAGGAGCAGCTGAAGACGGATGCCTGGGTGCAGAACGTCATCGCGTTCGGCATCATCTCTGGCATCTCGGCGGTGTGCGCGATCGTCGCCTTCCCGGTGACCGGCGCGCTCTCCGACCGCACGACGAGTCGTTTCGGACGCCGGCGCCCTTGGATCGCCGCTGGTGCTCTGCTCTTCGCGGTGTCCCTGCTCCTGCTCGGCCTGCAGACCACGATGGTAGGCATCGGGGTGTTCTGGTGCCTCGCGCTCACCGGATTCTGCGTGCTCACCGCGGCGCTCACGGCGACGATCAGCGATCAGGTCCCCGTCGACCAGCGCGGATACGTCTCCGGCTGGCTGTCGGCACCGCAGGCGATCGGCATCATCGCCGGAATCCTCCTCGTCACGATGCTCGCGCTCGGCACGTTCCTCGGTTACGCCGCGATGGCCGTGCTGCTCATCGTGTTCGTGACGCCGTTCCTGTTCATCCCTGATGCAGTGCTGCTGCCTTCGCAGCGTGCCCCCTGGTCCCTGCGCGGCATGATCGACTCGCTCTGGATCAGCCCCAAGAAGTACCCGGACTTCGGCTGGACGCTGCTCAGCCGCATCCTGGTCAACTTCGGCAACGCGTTCGGCACGACCCTCCTGCTCTACTTCATCGAGTTCGGACTTCACGAGACTCCAGGGCAGGCACAGGACGACCTGCTCGTGCTGACCCTCATCTACATGGTGTTCGTGATCGCGGCGGCACTCGTGCTCGGCAAGCTCTCCGACGTGCTCGGCAGGCGCAAGGCATTCGTGTTCCTCTCCTCGACGCTGCAGGCGATCGCCGCGATCATCCTGGCGTTCGTCCCGCTGTTGAGCGTCGCCATGGTCGCCGCCGGGCTCCTCGGGCTGGGGTACGGATGCTTCCTCGCCGTCGACCAGGCGCTTGCGACCCAGGTACTTCCCGACCCGGAGACCCGCGGCAAGGACCTCGGGATCATGAACATCGCCACCGCTGTGCCGCAGGCCCTGGCGCCTCTGCTGGGCGCCCTGCTGGTGTTCATCTCCGGTTTCGCCGGCCTGTTCGTCACGGCCGCGGTGTTCGCCTTCGCGGGCGCGGTGGCCGTCTCCCGAGTGAAAGCGGTGCGCTGA
- a CDS encoding TetR family transcriptional regulator has protein sequence MTRMSVAERRAALIAAALGVIAREGVAAATTRAITGEAGMPQASFHYAFESRDELMREVVRHVVEQEERSVLPAMAPASVPADMREALKSGLEHYFAGVTADPDHERAMFELAQYSQRTPGAEQLALVQYERYYALAESSLLAAAELVDEQWSRPVDEVARMLVGLTDGLTFTWLATRDDDAAHRFIDFAADALASLSRPRRAAASRAAVTVDAASQQGSRS, from the coding sequence ATGACGCGCATGTCCGTCGCCGAGCGACGAGCGGCGCTCATCGCAGCAGCGCTCGGCGTCATCGCCAGGGAGGGCGTCGCCGCAGCGACGACTCGGGCGATCACCGGCGAGGCCGGCATGCCGCAGGCATCCTTCCACTACGCGTTCGAGTCCCGCGACGAACTGATGCGCGAGGTCGTGAGGCACGTCGTCGAGCAGGAGGAGCGATCGGTCCTGCCCGCCATGGCGCCGGCATCCGTTCCCGCCGACATGCGAGAGGCGTTGAAGAGCGGCCTCGAACACTACTTCGCGGGCGTGACGGCCGACCCGGACCACGAGCGCGCCATGTTCGAGCTCGCGCAGTACTCGCAGCGAACGCCTGGCGCCGAACAACTCGCCCTGGTGCAGTACGAGAGGTACTACGCGCTGGCCGAGTCGTCGCTCCTTGCGGCGGCCGAGCTCGTCGACGAGCAGTGGAGCCGCCCGGTCGACGAGGTCGCGCGCATGCTCGTCGGCCTCACCGACGGGCTCACGTTCACGTGGCTGGCAACCCGTGACGATGACGCTGCGCACCGTTTCATCGACTTCGCCGCGGATGCCCTCGCCTCCCTGAGCCGGCCACGTCGCGCCGCCGCATCCCGCGCGGCCGTGACGGTCGATGCCGCTTCGCAGCAGGGATCACGATCGTGA
- a CDS encoding glycosyltransferase → MIEHQHQWWNLFSGVPVGFQVLFWVVFVITLSSFISIVALVSAAGRQRRRRKRSQGIPESEFLWVFVVPALNEEVTIADSVARLGAAEATNAVILVVDDGSDDATPSILAALDEPRLRVLRRELPNARKGKAQGLNDAYRYVRERLLAEPAFSPFTSDRVIMVIVDADGRLAPHAPRAVAWHFADPTMGGVQCLVRIYNRQGYLTWAQDVEFGSFGFVYQAGRSAWGTANMGGNAQFNRLSALESIEIDGGPWRERLTEDQDLGVRLLQAGWRGGQENGCQVDQQGLNSLRKLYRQRTRWGQGAWQAVPLVGGVGRMRPGVRARIDAGYYLITPVLQLITGIDFVATIVLTAVWQIPLVPATITVALVFITLGFGPGLLTLLFRGRGFVHVLVSILQVIPYTAYTWLVFPTLARALFRQLSGRTGWAKTAREPLGPSS, encoded by the coding sequence ATGATCGAGCATCAGCACCAGTGGTGGAACCTGTTCAGCGGCGTGCCCGTCGGCTTCCAGGTGCTGTTCTGGGTCGTCTTCGTCATCACGCTCAGCTCCTTCATCTCGATCGTGGCCCTGGTATCGGCCGCCGGTCGGCAGAGGCGGCGCCGCAAGCGGTCCCAGGGGATTCCGGAGTCCGAGTTCCTCTGGGTGTTCGTGGTGCCGGCGCTCAACGAAGAAGTGACCATCGCCGACAGCGTCGCCCGTCTCGGCGCCGCCGAGGCGACGAATGCGGTGATCCTGGTGGTCGACGATGGCTCGGACGACGCGACCCCGAGCATCCTGGCCGCACTCGACGAGCCGCGACTGCGCGTGTTGCGCCGTGAACTCCCGAACGCCCGCAAGGGAAAGGCCCAGGGGCTCAACGACGCCTACCGGTACGTGCGAGAGCGCCTTCTCGCCGAGCCGGCTTTCTCGCCGTTCACCTCCGACCGGGTGATCATGGTCATCGTCGACGCGGACGGCCGGCTCGCGCCACACGCGCCACGCGCCGTCGCCTGGCATTTCGCGGACCCGACGATGGGCGGCGTGCAGTGCTTGGTGCGCATCTACAACCGGCAGGGTTACCTCACGTGGGCCCAGGATGTGGAATTCGGATCCTTCGGCTTCGTGTATCAGGCGGGACGATCGGCCTGGGGCACAGCGAACATGGGCGGAAATGCCCAGTTCAACCGACTGTCGGCTCTCGAGTCGATCGAGATCGACGGCGGACCGTGGCGCGAACGGCTGACCGAGGATCAAGACCTGGGCGTCAGGCTGCTGCAGGCAGGCTGGCGCGGCGGCCAGGAGAACGGATGCCAGGTCGACCAGCAGGGACTCAACTCGCTCCGCAAGCTGTACCGGCAGCGCACTCGCTGGGGTCAGGGCGCCTGGCAGGCAGTTCCCCTCGTCGGCGGCGTCGGGCGCATGCGTCCCGGTGTCCGCGCCAGGATCGATGCCGGCTACTACCTGATTACGCCGGTGCTGCAGTTGATCACGGGCATCGACTTCGTGGCCACGATCGTGCTCACAGCCGTCTGGCAGATCCCGCTCGTGCCCGCAACGATCACCGTCGCTCTGGTCTTCATCACCCTCGGGTTCGGACCAGGACTGCTGACGCTCCTGTTCCGTGGGCGCGGCTTCGTGCACGTGCTCGTGTCGATCCTGCAGGTGATTCCGTACACCGCATACACCTGGCTCGTGTTCCCGACGCTGGCCAGGGCGCTCTTCAGGCAGTTGTCCGGTCGCACCGGATGGGCGAAGACCGCACGGGAGCCGCTCGGGCCTTCTTCCTGA
- the wecB gene encoding UDP-N-acetylglucosamine 2-epimerase (non-hydrolyzing), which yields MGEAEQHAPTVLVVVGTRPEAIKMIPVIRAFQAAERITPVVISTGQHAELVRQVLAVADIRADVELVSNPKGRSLNGLFAEVLAGLQRFVAERFGEPIVDAEWRAYEGYPVACFVHGDTTSAAAGALAAFHLHIPVAHVEAGLRTSDILSPYPEELNRQLISRIASFHLAPTYRNEENLVREGVRHGKVFVTGNTAIDALMWAAGLHVPYDAPELADLEDDEETRVVVVTAHRRENWGAGILQVGTAVRQLAQRYPFVRFVVSLHPNPAVADVLRGLLAFETNVSLVQPMGYAAFARVLRRATIAITDSGGIQEEAPTLGTPVIVVRETTERQEGVDAGTLELVGTDLDSIVAAASRLLDDEGERARRAAIVNPYGDGRAAERIVAACEYVAFDAEQPQAFGNGFNRLDILRGAGYYNDPARRVPVPSAAMLVGELSAEDV from the coding sequence ATGGGGGAAGCGGAGCAGCACGCTCCGACGGTGCTCGTCGTCGTCGGCACGCGTCCTGAGGCGATCAAGATGATCCCGGTCATCCGGGCGTTCCAGGCAGCAGAGCGGATCACGCCGGTCGTGATCTCGACGGGGCAGCATGCCGAGCTGGTGCGGCAGGTGCTGGCGGTGGCGGACATCCGCGCCGACGTCGAACTGGTGTCGAACCCGAAGGGACGAAGCCTGAACGGGCTGTTCGCCGAGGTGCTCGCCGGGCTGCAGCGATTCGTCGCCGAGCGGTTCGGCGAACCGATCGTCGATGCCGAATGGCGTGCGTACGAGGGATACCCTGTCGCCTGCTTCGTGCACGGCGACACGACGAGTGCGGCCGCGGGGGCTCTGGCCGCCTTCCACCTGCACATCCCGGTGGCGCACGTCGAGGCCGGTCTACGCACCTCCGACATCCTGTCGCCGTATCCGGAGGAACTGAACCGTCAGCTGATCTCCCGGATCGCGTCGTTCCACCTCGCGCCGACCTACCGCAACGAGGAGAACCTCGTTCGCGAGGGCGTGCGACACGGCAAGGTCTTCGTGACCGGGAACACGGCGATCGACGCTCTGATGTGGGCCGCCGGCCTGCACGTGCCCTACGACGCGCCAGAGCTCGCCGATCTCGAAGACGATGAGGAGACCCGGGTCGTCGTCGTCACCGCTCATCGCCGCGAGAACTGGGGAGCCGGCATCCTGCAGGTCGGAACGGCCGTGCGGCAGCTTGCGCAGCGCTATCCGTTCGTGCGCTTCGTGGTGTCGCTGCACCCGAATCCGGCGGTGGCCGACGTGCTGCGAGGGTTGCTCGCCTTCGAGACCAACGTCTCCCTCGTTCAGCCGATGGGATATGCGGCGTTCGCTCGAGTCCTGCGACGGGCCACGATCGCGATCACCGACTCCGGGGGCATCCAAGAGGAGGCGCCGACCCTCGGCACGCCGGTGATCGTCGTTCGGGAGACCACCGAGCGACAAGAAGGAGTGGACGCCGGCACCCTCGAGCTCGTCGGCACCGACCTCGACTCGATCGTGGCGGCGGCATCCCGTCTGCTCGATGACGAGGGTGAGCGGGCGCGCAGGGCCGCGATCGTGAACCCGTACGGCGATGGGCGTGCCGCAGAACGGATCGTGGCGGCCTGCGAGTACGTGGCGTTCGATGCCGAGCAGCCGCAGGCGTTCGGCAACGGGTTCAACCGTCTCGACATACTCCGCGGCGCCGGCTACTACAACGACCCCGCACGTCGTGTCCCCGTTCCGTCGGCGGCCATGCTGGTGGGCGAGCTCAGCGCGGAAGACGTCTGA
- a CDS encoding CPBP family intramembrane glutamic endopeptidase: protein MNATVSETESDSPRSADRATLLPVVAWAIVLSGLTVGAAAWLTSTGGDYRDFSPAILVVAYSPAIAAIVVCCFEARPYGVRAFLGAFLQWRTRPLWYVVALIGPLVFALITAGALFASGTITPSTPLVLPAVSAIPVLLGPLIAGSLGEEPGWRGFAQKRLQTRWGALLTAVVVGVLWSVWHLWPMLTPVGRAELGPVDVAQTFLRLIATAVVYAWLYNASGRCLPVVLVAHAGHNLAVDLMPSSVIGSGAGAMTMAALYAAAAVAVVVATRGRLGSSSKAGVR, encoded by the coding sequence ATGAACGCGACAGTGTCCGAAACCGAATCCGACAGTCCCCGCTCCGCTGATCGAGCGACACTGCTTCCCGTGGTCGCCTGGGCGATCGTGCTCTCCGGACTCACGGTCGGAGCTGCGGCGTGGCTCACGTCGACCGGAGGCGACTACCGCGACTTCTCACCCGCGATCCTCGTGGTCGCGTATTCACCCGCGATCGCGGCGATCGTCGTCTGCTGCTTCGAGGCGAGACCGTACGGGGTGCGGGCGTTTCTGGGCGCCTTCCTGCAGTGGCGGACCCGGCCATTGTGGTACGTCGTCGCTCTCATCGGCCCGCTCGTCTTCGCGCTGATCACGGCCGGAGCGCTCTTCGCCTCGGGCACCATCACGCCTTCCACCCCGCTGGTGCTCCCCGCGGTCTCGGCGATTCCGGTGCTGCTCGGCCCCCTGATCGCGGGCTCGCTCGGCGAAGAGCCTGGCTGGCGGGGCTTCGCTCAGAAGCGGCTGCAGACCAGGTGGGGCGCGCTGCTCACTGCTGTCGTGGTGGGCGTTCTGTGGTCGGTATGGCACCTCTGGCCGATGCTCACTCCCGTCGGCCGCGCCGAGCTCGGCCCTGTGGATGTCGCGCAGACGTTCCTGCGACTGATCGCGACGGCCGTCGTCTACGCCTGGTTGTACAACGCCTCTGGACGATGCCTCCCCGTGGTCCTCGTCGCCCACGCCGGCCACAACCTCGCTGTCGACCTCATGCCCTCCAGCGTGATCGGCTCTGGTGCCGGAGCCATGACCATGGCGGCGCTCTACGCCGCGGCGGCGGTCGCGGTGGTCGTCGCCACTCGCGGCCGGCTCGGATCGAGCTCGAAGGCGGGTGTGCGGTGA
- a CDS encoding response regulator transcription factor has translation MAEPAAGRTLRVVLADDQELVRSGFAMILGAQQDIEVVAEVGDGLAAVAAVQELAPDVALLDIRMPRMDGLEAARIICARTACRVVMLTTFDQDDYVYESLEAGASGFLLKDLRRDDLVHAVRVVANGDALLAPTVTRRLIADVVRNRPRAGSDPDERLRSLTERESETLNLMARGLSNAEIARAMVVSEHTVKTHVSNVFVKLGLRDRVHAVILAYECGLVS, from the coding sequence ATGGCTGAACCGGCGGCCGGCCGGACGCTCCGGGTCGTGCTCGCCGACGACCAGGAGCTCGTGCGCAGCGGATTCGCCATGATTCTGGGCGCGCAGCAGGACATCGAAGTGGTCGCAGAGGTGGGGGACGGGCTTGCTGCGGTCGCCGCGGTGCAGGAGCTCGCGCCGGACGTGGCGCTGCTCGACATCCGGATGCCGCGCATGGACGGCTTGGAGGCTGCACGCATCATCTGCGCACGCACCGCGTGCCGGGTGGTCATGCTGACCACGTTCGACCAGGACGACTACGTCTACGAGTCGTTGGAAGCGGGCGCGAGCGGATTCCTGCTGAAGGACCTGCGTCGCGATGACCTCGTGCATGCCGTGCGCGTCGTCGCGAACGGGGACGCCCTGCTGGCACCGACCGTGACCAGACGGCTGATCGCCGACGTCGTGCGCAACCGGCCGCGGGCGGGTTCCGACCCCGACGAACGCCTCCGCTCGCTCACCGAACGGGAGAGCGAGACCCTCAACCTGATGGCCCGCGGCCTGTCCAATGCGGAGATCGCTCGGGCGATGGTCGTCAGCGAGCACACGGTGAAGACCCACGTCAGCAACGTCTTCGTCAAGCTCGGGCTTCGCGACCGGGTGCACGCGGTCATCCTCGCGTACGAGTGCGGCCTGGTCTCCTGA
- a CDS encoding sensor histidine kinase, with protein MFAWIAGVRDRLGTSIHSANPYVLDSAIAFAVAVPTSVPFVAASPGTVTALGAALNLGTVVPLIWRRRLPFTVAITVGLFALGVSVYHAPGQQLQYGLLVVMYTIADRGRPWQRRSYVTVVLATMLVQAWLLTRYLPAELMFTLLLPLTAYLLGSLARASRARTLALQDRALQLERERAADAARIVAEERARIARDMHDVLAHGVSMMVVQAEAGPVVVYTDPQRAAQTFDAIATTGREAMAQLRRVLGALGSQKTAGRPSPQPTLDLLPSLAAELAQVGLNVRLHTTGTPRRLAADVELAAYRIVQEALTNTVRHAHASTADVSLTWTSGGLALTVVDDGCADGVASDGGRGIIGIRERAAACGGSAEAGPNADGGFLVTAWLPDDGETTSLPGTSRVREHG; from the coding sequence ATGTTCGCCTGGATCGCCGGCGTGCGCGACCGGCTCGGAACGAGCATCCATTCCGCGAATCCCTACGTGCTGGACTCGGCGATCGCGTTCGCGGTCGCGGTGCCGACGTCGGTGCCGTTCGTCGCAGCTTCCCCGGGCACGGTCACGGCCCTGGGTGCTGCGCTCAACCTTGGCACCGTGGTGCCGCTGATCTGGCGCCGCCGGCTGCCCTTCACGGTCGCGATCACGGTCGGACTGTTCGCGCTCGGAGTGTCGGTCTACCACGCGCCCGGACAGCAGTTGCAGTACGGACTGCTCGTCGTCATGTACACGATCGCGGATCGCGGACGACCCTGGCAACGGCGTAGCTACGTGACGGTCGTGCTGGCCACGATGCTCGTGCAGGCATGGCTGCTGACGCGGTATCTGCCTGCCGAGCTGATGTTCACCCTGCTGTTGCCCCTCACCGCGTACCTTCTCGGTTCTCTCGCGCGCGCGAGCCGGGCACGGACGCTGGCACTGCAGGATCGTGCCCTCCAGCTGGAGCGCGAGCGGGCAGCCGACGCGGCGCGGATCGTTGCGGAGGAGCGTGCTCGAATCGCGAGGGACATGCACGACGTGCTGGCGCACGGGGTGAGCATGATGGTCGTTCAGGCGGAGGCGGGTCCAGTGGTGGTGTACACCGATCCGCAACGCGCCGCCCAGACGTTCGACGCCATCGCCACCACTGGACGGGAGGCGATGGCGCAATTGCGCCGCGTGCTCGGTGCACTCGGCAGCCAGAAGACAGCGGGGCGACCGAGTCCGCAGCCCACGCTCGACCTGCTTCCCTCGCTGGCGGCAGAGCTGGCGCAGGTGGGCCTGAACGTGAGACTGCACACGACCGGGACGCCTCGCCGGCTCGCTGCCGACGTGGAGCTCGCCGCCTACCGAATCGTCCAGGAGGCGCTGACGAACACGGTCCGGCACGCGCATGCGTCGACGGCGGATGTCAGCTTGACCTGGACGAGTGGCGGTCTGGCGCTCACCGTGGTCGACGACGGATGCGCGGACGGCGTCGCGAGCGACGGCGGTCGCGGCATCATCGGCATCCGGGAACGTGCAGCCGCCTGCGGTGGCAGCGCGGAGGCGGGACCGAACGCGGACGGCGGCTTCCTGGTGACGGCCTGGCTTCCAGACGACGGCGAGACGACGTCACTCCCCGGCACGTCGCGCGTGCGGGAACATGGCTGA
- a CDS encoding FAD-dependent oxidoreductase: protein MPKILIVGGGYAGFYTAWKLEKWLRKGEAEVTLVDPLPYMTYQPFLPEVSAGEIEARHAVVSHRRHLKKTKIIGAKVTYVNHAEKKATITPPVGEPWEFEYDQIVITAGAVSRTFPIPGVADQAIGLKNIEEAVAIRDRILDNYAKAAQLPAGPERDRLLTVVVVGGGFAGIEVFAELRGFASALLRQYPEIDFEDTHFHLIEAMGRIMPEVSLETSHWVIKNLAQRGAEIHLETQLQSAVDGVVQLSTGESFATDLIIWTAGVMATPQIVRHTDLPIEERGRVKVRADLRVTTDGDDIVADAWSCGDVAAVPDLSGFGVGGNTVPNAQHAVRQAKLLAKNIVATLRGEGVKNYFHKPLGAVAGLGLGVGVYQWRKIAIKGWPAWFMHRGYHGLAMPSWERKWRVVGDWVLDFLLGRDNVSMSKIQQPREAFEEFAARPKPPVEAAAPKAEEKEPVKASA from the coding sequence GTGCCCAAAATCCTGATCGTCGGCGGTGGATACGCTGGTTTCTACACGGCTTGGAAGCTCGAGAAGTGGCTGCGCAAGGGGGAGGCGGAGGTCACACTCGTCGACCCGCTTCCCTACATGACGTACCAGCCGTTCCTTCCCGAAGTCTCGGCGGGTGAGATCGAGGCGCGTCACGCCGTCGTCTCCCACCGTCGTCACCTGAAGAAGACGAAGATCATCGGCGCGAAGGTCACGTACGTGAACCACGCCGAGAAGAAGGCGACGATCACGCCGCCCGTCGGCGAGCCCTGGGAGTTCGAGTACGACCAGATCGTCATCACCGCCGGTGCTGTCAGCCGCACGTTCCCGATCCCGGGCGTCGCCGACCAGGCGATCGGCCTGAAGAACATCGAGGAGGCCGTCGCGATCCGCGATCGCATCCTCGACAACTACGCGAAGGCTGCCCAGCTGCCCGCCGGCCCCGAGCGCGACCGCCTGCTCACCGTGGTCGTCGTCGGTGGTGGGTTCGCCGGCATCGAGGTGTTCGCCGAGTTGCGCGGCTTCGCCAGCGCGTTGCTGCGTCAGTACCCCGAGATCGACTTCGAGGACACGCACTTCCACCTCATCGAGGCGATGGGCCGCATCATGCCCGAGGTCTCGCTCGAGACGAGCCACTGGGTGATCAAGAACCTCGCGCAGCGCGGGGCGGAGATCCACCTCGAGACGCAGCTGCAGAGCGCCGTCGATGGCGTCGTACAGCTGAGCACAGGTGAGAGCTTCGCCACCGACCTCATCATCTGGACCGCCGGAGTCATGGCGACGCCCCAGATCGTGCGCCACACCGATCTCCCGATCGAAGAGCGCGGCCGCGTCAAGGTGCGGGCCGACCTTCGCGTCACGACCGACGGCGACGACATCGTCGCCGACGCGTGGTCGTGCGGTGACGTCGCAGCTGTGCCCGACCTGTCGGGCTTCGGCGTCGGCGGCAACACGGTGCCGAACGCGCAGCACGCCGTCCGCCAGGCCAAGCTGCTCGCGAAGAACATCGTCGCGACGCTGCGCGGCGAGGGTGTGAAGAACTACTTCCACAAGCCGCTCGGCGCTGTCGCCGGTCTCGGTCTCGGCGTGGGCGTGTACCAGTGGCGCAAGATCGCCATCAAGGGCTGGCCCGCCTGGTTCATGCACCGCGGCTACCACGGCCTCGCCATGCCGAGCTGGGAGCGCAAGTGGCGTGTGGTCGGCGACTGGGTGCTGGACTTCCTGCTCGGCCGCGACAACGTGTCGATGTCCAAGATCCAGCAGCCGCGCGAGGCGTTCGAGGAGTTCGCCGCTCGCCCGAAGCCGCCGGTCGAGGCCGCAGCGCCGAAGGCCGAGGAGAAGGAGCCTGTGAAGGCGTCCGCCTGA
- a CDS encoding DUF501 domain-containing protein yields MTTPPFEPVSDRDIAIVSAQLGRPARGVVGIAARCACGAPTVVATAPRLPDGTPFPTLYYLSHPAATAAMSRLEAAGVMAEFTELLADDEELRAAYDKAHQSYLSDRDSIEAVEQIAGFSAGGMPARVKCLHALAAHSLAAGPGINPIGDLALERGDWSPNACECPDYGLR; encoded by the coding sequence ATGACAACACCCCCGTTCGAACCCGTGTCGGACCGCGACATCGCCATCGTCTCCGCTCAACTCGGACGCCCGGCGCGAGGCGTCGTCGGCATCGCCGCCCGGTGCGCCTGCGGTGCGCCGACGGTGGTGGCAACTGCGCCGCGGCTCCCGGACGGCACCCCATTCCCGACGCTCTACTACCTGAGCCATCCGGCAGCGACGGCTGCGATGTCCCGGCTCGAGGCGGCAGGAGTCATGGCCGAGTTCACGGAACTGCTGGCGGATGACGAGGAGTTGCGCGCCGCCTACGACAAGGCGCATCAGTCCTATCTGAGCGATCGCGACAGCATCGAGGCTGTCGAGCAGATCGCCGGATTCTCCGCGGGCGGCATGCCGGCTCGCGTGAAATGCCTGCACGCCCTGGCTGCTCATTCGCTGGCTGCCGGCCCCGGGATCAACCCGATCGGAGACCTGGCGCTGGAACGCGGCGACTGGTCGCCGAATGCCTGTGAATGTCCTGACTACGGCTTGCGGTAG